The Gopherus flavomarginatus isolate rGopFla2 chromosome 20, rGopFla2.mat.asm, whole genome shotgun sequence region CTTCCCCCGGCGGATGTGGGGCGAGGAGACCACCACCCACATGAAGCCGCAGTAGCAGAAGGAGGTGAGCAAGGAGGGCACGAGGAAGAGGACGATGCCCAGCTCCAGGCGCacggggagcagcagctgcagctggctggGGGTGAAGTCATCGTAGCAGAGGTCcctggaggaggaggtgctggtgGCGTTGGCCGGCCCGGCGCCCGGCTGCAGCTCGGTCACATAGACGATGCTGCAGTGGGCCAAGGAgcagagccagaggcccaggctggCCAGGGCAGCGTAGGCAGGGCGGCGACGCAGCTTGTAGCGGATGGGGTAGGCCGCGGCCAGGTAGCGCTCCACGCTGACGGCCGTCAGGAAGAGGGTGCTGGAGTAGATGGTGCTGAAGTAGAAGAGGCCGCTGAGGGGGCAGAGGAAGGCGGGCAGCGGCCAGCGCCCGGCCCCGGCCTCGGCCACCTTGAAGGGCAGGAAGGCCAGGAAGCAGAGGTCGGAGAGGGTGAGGTTGAGCAGGAGGATGCAGTTGGGGGTGGCCTTACAGCGCAACTTGCGGATGAGGGCGTGCAGGGCCAGCAGGTTGGTGGGGAAGCCGGTCAGGATGGTCAGCAGGTAGATGGAGAGGTACAGGGCACGCTCCTCGGGCTGTGGGGCCATGCTGGGGGCATCGCACCTGGGGAAAGAGCGGGGACAGGGTCAGCCTGGGacgtggggcctttcccctccagcGGGCGCTGgctcagtgggggaagggaacggcacatggggcctttcccctctagggggcgccagctcagtgggggaagggaacgGGAcaaggggcctttcccctctagggggcgccagctcagTGGAGGCAGGGAAAGGGATATAGGGCCTTTCGCGTCTAGGGGGCGTTGGCTCCAGTCTAGCCTGTAggagactggctggctcgggagggtggagggaggcagggaatggggcatggggcctttcccctctaggaggTGCCAGCTCAATGGGGACAGGGAAAGGGATatagggcctttcccctctagggggcgccagctgagtgggagcagggaaagggatattgggcctttcccctctagggggcgctggctccaatccagccccaggacggggactggctggctcaggggctgagaTCTGAGTGGCCAGCGGAGTATTTTGCTTGGCTATCAAACCTGCTTTAGTGGCCCACTCTTGGCAGCCGCTCgcacctctccctccttccctccccaccccaccagagcACGGCTGGTGCATGACAACCCTGGAGGAACCGGACAGCCCTAGCCCAGATGTGTCGCCCCTGCTTTCCCCAGCCCAATCGCTCTCTCTTGGCCATGGGGGGAGctcattctccctcccccccatcagcATGCACCCCCCATGCACTTCCGTTGCCTCTGTCCCAGACAGGCAGCCTCACCAGGCAGCCCCTCCTAGCCGGGAATGCACAGAAAGAGCCCTGCATTGCCAGGGATGCATGCATGTGTGCTCACACCGAGCAGTGTCTGACGCAGCgtatccagcagggggcagggctaacACACAGAACAGGActcatcccctccagcagggggcagcagggacacacacacacacacacacacacacggagctgggcccagcccttcCAGCAGGAGGTAGCAAagacacgcacacacagacacacacacacagagccaggcccagcccctccagcagggggcagcagggacacacacatgcgcgcacacacacacacacacacacacacactgagctggGCCCAGACCctccagcaggtggcagcagagacacacacatagacacacacatacacagagccgggcccaacccctccagcagggggcagcagggacagacacatgcgcgcgcacacacacacacacacacacacacactgagctggGCCCAGAccttccagcagggggcagcagagacacacacacacagagccgggcccagcccctccagcagggagcAACAGggggacacacacagacacagagcagggcccagcaGACACACGCAACCAGGACACCCCAAGTAGCTCTCCTGATCCCCTGCCAATGtagccccctcctcccaccccactgcaagagggagtgggggaagagacTGTGCCCAGTGCCCCAGGATGCGAAGCGGCACAGGGACAGCTCGCCTGGTGCTGGGGAACTGGATCAGCGCCAGTTCTTGGGTTctgtctctgggaggggggtcaagcaggttagagcagggggctgggagccaggactcctgggttctgtccccaaaGGTGAGGGAAGACAGGTTAGAGCTGGGGACAGCACCGGCAGGCAGCTGTTGGCATTGATACATCAGGAGCTCTTGGTGTCTCCTTGTGGGTTTAAGCAACAAATTGTCTCCCAAGAGACTGACAGCGAGTCAGTTACAAGGTGTCTCCTCCCCTGCATAATAACGGCCTAACTCAATCCAGGGCTTGGCTCATCTTTCCGGGACAGTGCCTgagtcactcccagctgcagttccTGTGACTGGCCCGGGGGCTTAATTCTCATCCCATCGTCTCTCTCCTGCTAGATTAACTACACTAGCTCTCtgctggcagtcagggctggccccaggggtggcactggggggggctgtgctgcattgagcagggtggggctctcccctggcagacAGGGCTGCCCCGATGCCCCAGagcggtgctagggggcgctgtgaggcagggcagcccaggTCATGTGTGTACATTGCTTATTTGTGTTCTTTGAAGTCGGCGCATTTGCATGCCCCAGATTGGCCTGGTCATCTCTCCTCTCCCTTATCTGTCAGACAGCGGGTGAGAACATGGGAACCGCGGCAATGCAAGATCCCCCCAACCCTGCCTGCAAACTGCGGGCCAACAACCCCACACTTTCCCACGGCCCTTCGTCCGCTAGGAGACGACACGGCAGCTGAACGGCACTCTGCCCAACAGAACGCCCCACGCCTCCCTCCcgaagggctgggggagaggacaCAGGCCCCCGCGGGCGCCTCTCTGGCTAGGAGAATAAACAGGCTAACCCGGcacttgggagccaggactcctgggttctatcccagttctgggaggggagtgaggtctaacGGTTAAAgtgttgggggctgggcaggtggagtcaggactcctgggttctgttcccagctctgccctatACTCCCTATGTAACGTTGAGCAAGtgactttgtgcctcagtttcccccagtcTATAAAAGGGAGGCAGGCTCTGCCTGAGGGGCAGGCCAAGTACCAAGATCAGCTCATAACTGCATCATTAAGGTTGAAGGAAGCTCCTGTTTTGGCAACAGAGCCTCCAAAATGCCCTAAAACCCACAGGTCAGTGGTGCCAAtcgggggtcaggcagctgggtGGAGCCATCATGGGAATAAAGGACCTGCTGCTccacagttctctctctctttgctcttACCGGGGGAATAAATCTTCCCTCTTttcaccccagcccccaatcTCTGCTCATTGCCCCCACAATGCCAAGCCCACCTGCTGCTACTCCAGAACTATTCCGTTCTGAGCTGGCGCTTCCCTCGGAAATCCGAGGGGATTAAACAGTACATTTGCTTTTCCCTGGCTCCAGAAATGGGGCACGGGGCCTTCCCCCCTAGGGGGCGCTGGTTCCGATCCGGACCCAGGATGGGggattggctggctcagggaCTGGGGAACACGGGGCCTTCCCCCCCTAGGGGGCGCTGGTTCTGATCCGgacccagggcaggggactggctcgctcaggagggtggggaatgggacctttcccttctagggggcaccagctctGATCCGGACCCACGGTGGGGGAGTAGCTGGCTGAGGGGCACAGAGCCTTTCCTCCCTAGAGGTTGCTAGTTCCGAGCCAGACCCAgggtgggggactggctggctcagagagTCGGGGAAGGGGATTTGggacctttcccctctagggggcgccagctcccatctGATCCCAGGGCAGAGGATTGGCTGGCTCGGAGTAGGGGGACAGGGAATAGGACACTGGGCCTTTCCCCTATAGAGGGCACCAACCTCACACTATACCCACATAGCCTCATGTAACAACTCCCTGGCCACAGGCTGTCAGCAGAGCTCGAACCCTGGGCCTCTCTAGATCAACAGCACAGCCCACGTGAGCTAAGAGAGTCGCTCCATTACCTGGCAGATATAGTAGGCTAGTATCCCCTTACGTCTTCCAGCCCTAGCGGAGGTTGCACTGTAGATCCAGGAACTggcggccccagcccagccgctaaTGGCTGGCACCTGCTTAGAGGACGACTTGGGGCATGTCTGCACCCGGTGTGCaatcgcagtgtagacacactctgaGTCGCAGCGCCTCGTCTAGCCATTAGGAAGGTGACGAGCTGCTCGACTCAGGATGGGAGGTACGTGTCCAACCCCAGCAGGCCAGTGAGTGGCAGAGCACAGGGGTCAGGGCACGGCTGAaggggtgtggggagcccagggctgggttgccaggaggctgcgggtcgggattgaggggcaccggcagagctgggctgcATGCAGAGCTGGCTAGCGAAAGCAGCAGCTGGACAGGCTGATGGATGGATCTAATGAGGGGAGATTTGCTGCTGGCGTGGGAGGGCTTTTCTCATCATCCTGATCGAGAATCTAAGCAGGAAATCCAATTTCCCTTCCTTCAAATGGGTGAGGGATGAAGTGTTGGGGGCTCTGATGGCCTGGGGGAGCTGGTGGTCAGTGGAGCTCCCAGCCCACCCCGTGCTGACTCCCCTagacctccactcccctcccagagccagggagagaagccaggagtcctggctcccagctcccaccactgctctaaccactaggccccactaGCTTTAAACGACCAGGAAGAAATGCCAGCTACTGCCCAGGGCTCTGGGCCGCAGTCACACTGGCCAGACCCTCTGCTCAGCTCAGCACCTCAGAGCCTAAATGTACCTGCactgcccttccccccacactccccatCTGGGCCTGGCCCAATGCCCCCCACCTGGTGAGGGGACCCTGGGAAAATGGGGGTTATAGCCCCCCACAAACCATCAAACCCAGATCTGCTCTGCCTCAGCCTGCCCTGCGGTGATGGGGAAAAGCTTTTGAGTACTACTGAGGCAGCAGCTGATCAGATTTGGTGACAAGATactgagatgcagccgcctctggggtggggcagccagGAAACAGCCACACAGCAATGCCACACGGGGAAGGATCACCCAGTGCAGGGGAATTGGATCAACATTGATACCTGGGTTCTGTGGTCAGATctaggaggagagtggggtctagtggttagaacagggggtactaggagccaggactcctaggttctatccTCAGGTGTGGagtttagtggttagagtggttggggctgggagccaggactcctgggttctatccccaggtgTGGAGTTTAATGATTagagttgggagccaggactcctgggttctattcacagctgtggttagagcagtggggctgggagccaggactcctgggttctatccccagctatgGAGTTTAGTGGTTAGAaggggggcggctgggagcctgGGTTCTAGTCACAGCTCTTCTGTTGTATTGGACACAGCTGTAATTGCCAAATATCCAAATAAACCACCAATAGAAGTAGGATCTGGAGTTCTCTCTGCCAGTCCCAGCTGTTAGACCCCCtgcactcccagagctggggacagaaccccagTGTCCTGGCTCCACATTTCTCTCTGTGGGTTTGGGCTGCATCTTCATTGTACTCAGGCGTCTCTAACATCCAGGGGTGTCTGATCTCTCTGCCCTTTGTCCCTCCCCAGCCACCCAGTGACTCTGCCCGGCGTCGGTGCTAATGGTGCGGGGTGACGTTAAAGCCAAACAGCACTTCCCAATTTCCAGGAACGGATCTAAAGGCTGCGAGGGGCCAATGTgcagaaaaatcagaaaaatcgCAATAAATATCCTTCCCTAAGCGCTTTGGAGAGCTGGAGTCCGGGGCAGAAAAGCAGCCAGTGTTTACACAACATGCTAAAGGCTGAAAGAAAGAAACAGATTTGCCACACAGCAAATCATTAACCCATGGGACTCCCCAccactgggtgctgggggggttaaggatccaggccctgctatgagagacagtccctggcccaggggagatcagggccccactacCAGGCACACAGTCAGAGACACTCCTTAGTGAAGCAGACTCCTGCCAGGGTGTGAAGTGGGGTGTGTTGGTTTTCGTCCAACACACTTTTGCTGCTCTCTGAAAGgcaggtgcacacacacacccacacaccatgGTCACACCAAAGGAttggtgcatgcacacacagatccagagcagggctcagctcctcctgcaggggggcagcagggatccCCCCTGAGCAGCAATCTCAGGGGTCccgcaatcacacacacacacaagagcaCGGCAGGCCCCGATCTGTTTCAAGGTCGTTCTCCAGGAGGGCGTTCGACAGGCCCTTCAGCATCTGGAGCTCTCAGCCGTGAAGGAGGCTTGTCCTGGGGCCGGGAGCGCAGCCAGCTCATCACTAGAGCAAACCTGTATCCCTGACAGAGCCGGGTCCCCGTGGGATGGGGTCATGGGCAGGCCCATTGGCACGAACCGGAGCAGGACTCGTGGCTCTGTCCACTCCTGCTTCTGGACAtcctggctgggagtggggctgatcTCACATCCCCCAGAGCTATAAGGATTGCCTGAaaccccctgctctcaccactgGATCTCacagccctcccagagctggggatagaacccaggagtcctagctcccagccccttgttctaaccactagacaccactcccctgggaatcctggctctgtcccccctacactctaaccactagaccccactcacctcccagagttgggatagaacccaggagtcctggctcccagccccctgctctaaccactggataccactgctctccccagcccagggcagtgcTGACATGCATCTCTTGCCTACTGGGCGGTGTTTGTGTGACGCAGAAGGAACAAGTCGATCCCATTAACGGTTCCTCAGCACGGGGCCCCGAGCATGGACAGCAGCAAACAGGTGCAGCCCGGTGTTGCTGGGAAGCCAGAAAGTTTTCTGCAGTAGGTAAACAGAGAATGTTCCAGCCCTGGCGAGCTGGAGCAGTGGACAGGCCACCTTCCACCTCTAGGGGGCGtcggctcccatccggccccgggggtggggggggggaatggctGGCTCTGGGGATGGGCCTTTCTCTCTAGACCACACTCCCAATACACAGCTGGGAATGGAAACCAGGAGTCCTAAAGAATGATTGACTTGAAACATCCACCTTCCTGGGTTGGAGCCCCagttctgggaggagagtggggtccagtgggttagaggtgggggctgggagccaggactcctgggtcctagtctGGGCACTGCCATCTGGCCAATGAACACCAGGAACCATGGAGCTGGTATGAGACTGGACCATCTCCCTGTCTATCCATCCAGCCATGCACCCCCCCAGTACACCTACCTGTCCATCCTTCATTCTGTCCCCCAACATGTTCCTTAATCCCTTCCTATGCAccccttttcctctctctgccctATGCTGTTTGTTCACAGGCCTCGGGCTGGGACAGGGCATCACATTGAACTCACCAGGTCAGGTCAAATCTCAGCCGTTGATTAGACAGATAGACAgagtggggatagatagatagatagatagatagatagaggggtgtatggggatagatagattatggggagggatggatagataggTGGGGGATGGAGGCAGGTGGGGGGGATAGAGGATTGAAAGGGGATGGGGAGATGAAGGGGTgtagagggatggatggatggatggggaagcagggagatggaggcatgtgggaggggaggatggaTGGAGGTTGAAGGCGGATGGGGACTTAGCCGGGaacaggggaagggggtgcaggtggagggttggatggggacCAAGGGCAATGCAAGGCTgtatggggctggggggaaggatgGAGGGTGTAAGAAGACACAGAGAGGTGGATGCCGGGGCAGAGGGGAAATAGATGAAGGGTTTGGtgatggggggaagggtgggggctataGCACTGAATGGAGATGGGGGGATGgacagaggggtggctgggggactCGATCAAGGAAGGGAGGGGTGGGAGCTATGGGGGAGGGTgcaatggatggatggaggaacaGTTGGGACTACTGAAGTACACggggggttggctggaggcaggggtggctccggtcgccgggagggcggcaggcggctccggtggacctcccgcaggcgtgcccgcagagggtccgctggtcccgcggcttcggtggagccgcgggaccagcggacccttcacaggcacgcctgcgggaggcccaccagagccgcgggcctggcgaccggcagagcgccccccgcggcgtgccaccgtgcttggggtggcaaaatgtctagagccgccacTGACTGGAGGACTGTGGGGCTATGGGAGGGGGGATGGTGGATTGGGGAGATCTCACACATACTCTACAAAGGATGGATTATggggggggctggatggaggggggtgcaggggggacagATGAAGAGAAGAAGGGATGGGGGCGAGGGGGATGGATATggatggagggggctgggggataTGGTGTGGGTGGATGGGGGGACGGGGGCtatgctgggggctggggctgtgggggctaTGGGAGATGGGGGCTACGGGACACACATAGACTTAAGGCCAAGGGGACACGTCCCGCCCCTcttcccaatccccagccccagccgggcaCCTACCGCGCTGGAGAGtggccggactcctgggtccctcGGCTGGAGCGCTGCCTCCCGCCTCTCGTCCCGTCTGCTCCGCTCCGCCGgctgcagccccccacccacagcagctagcaccgcccgggggcggggccgggagctGCGGGGCGGGCTAAGTGGGGCGCGAACTGGCCCCGGGGGGGCTGGACGGGGGCTCGGCAGATGCACCGGGATGTGAGGGGGCGGACTGGGAGCTCGCCCTGGGGGGACTGAACCCTGGTgcagtggagtggagctggggggcagagagggggctggATCCCGCCCACCGTCCAGCGCCGAGGGGACTGGAAAGGAGCCACAGCGCTCAGGCTGCTGAAGGCTAACACTGGACAAAGACCAGGCAGTGGGGAGCCGCtgagagcagaacccaggagtcctgcctcccagccccctgctctaaccactagaccccactctccaagccagggatagaacccaggagtcctggctccaagatCCCCTTCTTGAGCCACAAAACAGCGCCCAGTATTCAGGAGCTGCAATGGCAGTGGTCtatgggtcgggactgaggggcaccggctgagctggggggagcccagggctgggctggtggggggttgtgggtcaggactgaggggcaccggcagagctgggttggaggggggtccccagggttgggatggcagggggctgtgggtcgggactgaggagcaccggctgagctggggggagcccagggctgggctggtggggggttgtgggtcaggactgaggggcaccggcagagctgggttggAGGGAGGTCCCCAGGGttgggatggcagggggctgtgggtcgggactgaggggcaccggctgagctggggggagcccagggctgggctggttgggggttgtgggtcaggactgaggggcaccggcagagctgggttggaggggggtccccagggttgggatggcagggggctgtgggtcgggactgaggggcaccggctgagctggggggagcccagggctgggctggtggggggttgtgggtcaggactgaggggcactggcagagctgggttggAGGGGgcaccccagggctgggctggcgggggtctgtgggttgggactgaggggcactggcagagctgggttggaggggggaccccagggctgggctggcgggggtctgtgggttgggactgaggggcactggcagagctgggttggaggggggaccccagggctgggctggcggggggctgtgggtcagagctgagggggggaccccagggctggggctgcaggtcaggatttcTCCCTAGCTATTGTCATTAACTCCGCATCCCTGGCCGCTGCAGGCCTCTCTCTGTATTTACCATTTTAATACCCTTTCTATTACGCTCAATGACTTCCCCAATAAATCTCTGCCGCGACGATGGATCTAACCTTTGGAGCTGTGCCCGGCTCGGCGCTTCCTCTTTTCCCTGGTCACCCTGGAGGATTAACCACACAACAACACCACACAGTTGAGTCAATGGCAGCTGGCCCGGCCCCGAGCGAAACCCACCGTACCTTGCCCCTACTAGGACTCAGAGACATCATTTGCATAGGCAAAGTGGGCTGTCAGACTGTACATTTCCAATTTCCCCAATGCTTTCCTTCCTTAACGATCTCAGCACTGAGACTCAgacacctctggggcagggcagtgggggagcAGCCGCATAGGGATGGCtggcctggtgctgagatgcgaccagctctggggtggggcagctggggaacagcctcATAATGATACCCCCAACTATGCCCCCAGCACAGTGCCCCTGTgccagccttcctctgcagtgtgtggcgcagctccccctgtgccagccttcctctgcagcatggggcgcagctccccctgtgccagccttcctctgcagcatggggcgcaGTCGCCTGTgccagccttcctctgcagcgtggggcacagctCCCCCTGTGCCAgccttcctctgtagcgtggGGCGCAATCGCCTGTgccagccttcctctgcagcgtggggcgcagctccccctgtgccagccttcctctgcagcgtggggcgcaGCTACCCCTGCGctagccttcctctgcagcgtggggcgcaGCTCCCCCTGCgccagccttcctctgcagcatggggcgcagctccccctgtgccagccttcctctgcagcgtggggcgcagctccccctgtgccagccttcctctgcagcgtggggcgcaGCTCCCCCTGTGCCAGCCTTCCTCTGCAGGATGGGGTGCAGCTCACCTGTgccagccttcctctgcagcgtggggtgtAGCTCCCCTATgccagccttcctctgcagcgtggggcgcaGCTCGCCTGGTGAGCTCACCTGCACACATCTCCCCTCACCAATCCCCTGCAGTGGCTGGGGGCTCTGGCCTTGCAGGcatctcctgttctctgcctggggCGAGCGCCAGCGTCTGGCCAGGTGCTGCAGGACGTTGCCCCCGCTGATCTAAGGAGCCCTGCGGGGTAGACCTGCCGGGGAGTCTGGTGTCAGGCTGGCAGGTTCTCCCCGaggtgggcggtgctgggggcgGCTCAGTGTGGGTTTGATTTGCGGGCCAGTGGCTGGCTCAGCTGGGACGTAACCTGGTTACCTCCTGGGCCAGGGaccctggcaactccagacacCTGCCCTGACACATGCCCTCACCAACCACGCCCAGTGGCCGGGTCTCTCTCTGTGtcttgccacgtgcagcctgctGGCTGGTTTGTCTCCCTCATGCCCACTTGCAGGATCCTTTGCTAAGCACCACCCTTACCCTTTGATTCAATATGAGGGGGGACTGTTAACATTGTCATGAAGCCAGCCACACTCCAGCCCTCCTGCATGGGACAGACCGGAGAACTGCCCCAAATGACCCCAGCGCCTATCCATTAAAAACCCAGCCAACCCTGATCTAATCCCTGCACCGATGGAGAAGGCCCCAGGCCCCTCgggaaattgttccagtgattaatgaCACTTGCTGGGACAGACGTCTACACTACACAATCAAAGCGACCCAACGTCAGCACACGGCCGCTGTGGGAATGACATCGCTGTGTGTGTCTACGCTTGGGTCCTCGTGTCACCGGTGCGTGTCCATACCATGAGCACCTGCACCGATTGTACCGTTACCGCGGCCCCTGAAAGCCAGCAACAGGCAACGTGAGCAACACAGCGTCTGGGCTGACACAGCGTCGACTGCTTCTCTGGTCTTTGTTATCGAAACCAGCCTTCAAAATCCCTCCCCCGGGGCTCCGTCTGGTGGCATCATAATTGCTTCACACATCCAAGCCTGCCCTCCGTTCCCCCCGCCGTCCGAAAGACCACCACAGCCTGTTAAAATCTCCATCCATCACTGTCTGCGTCTAGACATCGCAGGTCAGA contains the following coding sequences:
- the LOC127037970 gene encoding free fatty acid receptor 3-like, producing MAPQPEERALYLSIYLLTILTGFPTNLLALHALIRKLRCKATPNCILLLNLTLSDLCFLAFLPFKVAEAGAGRWPLPAFLCPLSGLFYFSTIYSSTLFLTAVSVERYLAAAYPIRYKLRRRPAYAALASLGLWLCSLAHCSIVYVTELQPGAGPANATSTSSSRDLCYDDFTPSQLQLLLPVRLELGIVLFLVPSLLTSFCYCGFMWVVVSSPHIRRGKKQRAVGLVAATLAVFIICFTPYNVSHVVGFVQQASPPWRDKALLLSTFNASLDPVIFYFSSSAVQHSCRRFMARLWGVCSLPPLARKVFYRQTEKLTPEQSQEQCRGLGGGQVCCSKL